A single window of Streptococcus cristatus ATCC 51100 DNA harbors:
- a CDS encoding DUF6261 family protein, whose protein sequence is MNTTYTIRPLSYSNLTHREFESLMVDSYQLLTIFTSSYRDEDMYSKHLEGFHSKLEQFQAQLANVEKKDSMSLVELDKERDNALVGLFTLHKGFAKIKDRDLKEAYEVLLPVFKKYKDITKHTNAVATAEIKSLLKTLQEEPYQGAVTSLGLLPMLTAVIAAQADYDKGEAEARAAKSAKEVGKTKQLRNEISRTYDLFVRYTAAVAEAYPERTNLTKLLKDLNTIRDSKRRLVGTNKKTKTEEAGEKSA, encoded by the coding sequence ATGAACACTACTTACACCATTCGCCCCTTGTCTTATAGCAATCTGACCCACCGTGAGTTTGAGAGTCTAATGGTTGATTCTTATCAGCTACTCACGATTTTTACGAGCTCCTATAGAGATGAGGATATGTACAGCAAGCACCTAGAGGGCTTTCATAGCAAGCTAGAGCAGTTTCAGGCTCAATTGGCCAATGTGGAAAAGAAAGACTCTATGAGTCTCGTAGAACTAGACAAGGAGCGAGATAACGCTCTGGTTGGTCTGTTTACCTTGCATAAGGGCTTTGCCAAAATCAAAGACAGAGACTTGAAAGAAGCCTATGAAGTCTTGCTGCCAGTCTTTAAAAAATATAAGGATATCACCAAGCATACCAATGCCGTCGCAACGGCTGAGATTAAGAGCCTGCTCAAAACATTGCAGGAAGAGCCCTATCAGGGGGCTGTGACGAGTCTAGGCCTTCTCCCTATGCTGACGGCTGTGATAGCGGCTCAAGCGGACTATGATAAAGGAGAAGCAGAAGCGCGTGCAGCCAAGTCAGCCAAGGAAGTCGGTAAAACCAAACAGCTACGCAACGAAATCTCCCGTACCTACGACCTCTTTGTGCGCTATACAGCAGCCGTCGCAGAAGCCTATCCAGAGAGAACTAACTTGACCAAACTCCTCAAAGACCTCAATACGATCCGAGACAGCAAGCGCCGTTTAGTTGGCACAAATAAGAAAACAAAAACGGAAGAAGCAGGAGAGAAATCAGCATAA
- a CDS encoding aldo/keto reductase: protein MQNYTLNNGVKIPVLGFGTWKAQDGEEAYQAVLAALKAGYRHIDTAAIYKNEESVGRAIKDSGIPREELFITTKLWNSKHTYEEALEAFDSSMERLGLDYLDLYLIHWPNPKPLREDGAWQKRNAEVWRAMEDLYQAGKIRAIGVSNFLPHHLEVLLETARVTPAVNQIRLAPGVYQTEAVDFCRAHDILLEAWGPFGQGELFQNSAVQAIADKYGKTIAQIALAWSLQEGFLPLPKSVTPSRIASNLDCFDIELSPADLEILKNISGLEGGAPNPDGMDF, encoded by the coding sequence ATGCAAAATTATACCCTTAACAATGGCGTCAAGATTCCAGTCTTGGGCTTTGGTACTTGGAAGGCTCAGGACGGAGAAGAGGCTTATCAGGCAGTCTTGGCCGCCCTTAAGGCTGGCTATCGCCACATTGATACGGCAGCTATCTATAAGAATGAGGAGAGTGTTGGTCGAGCAATTAAAGACAGCGGCATTCCGCGTGAAGAGCTTTTCATCACCACCAAGCTCTGGAATAGCAAGCATACTTATGAAGAGGCTTTAGAAGCCTTTGACAGCTCTATGGAGCGATTGGGGCTGGATTATCTGGATCTCTACCTCATCCACTGGCCAAATCCTAAGCCTTTACGAGAAGACGGGGCTTGGCAAAAGCGCAATGCAGAAGTTTGGCGGGCCATGGAAGACCTCTATCAAGCTGGTAAGATCCGAGCGATCGGCGTCAGCAATTTCCTGCCTCATCACCTAGAGGTTCTCCTAGAAACAGCGCGTGTCACTCCAGCCGTCAACCAAATCCGCCTAGCGCCAGGTGTCTATCAGACAGAGGCAGTGGACTTCTGCCGTGCCCATGATATCCTACTTGAAGCTTGGGGACCATTTGGCCAAGGCGAACTCTTCCAAAATTCAGCTGTGCAGGCGATAGCAGATAAGTATGGCAAGACTATTGCCCAAATCGCTCTAGCTTGGAGCCTACAAGAAGGCTTCCTGCCCCTGCCTAAGTCGGTCACTCCGAGTCGGATTGCTAGCAATCTAGACTGCTTTGACATCGAATTGAGTCCAGCTGACCTAGAGATTCTCAAAAATATCAGCGGTTTGGAAGGCGGAGCACCTAATCCAGATGGAATGGATTTTTAA
- the nagA gene encoding N-acetylglucosamine-6-phosphate deacetylase — protein MPKYIKADQFFYPQGIRKGGFLEVIDGKFGKLVQEVPADAEVVDYTGYSVAPGLVDTHVHGFGGVDVMDNNIEGTLHTMSEGLLTTGVTSFLPTTLTSSYEQLLAVTENIGARYQEASGAKIRGLYFEGPYFTEKYKGAQNPAYMKDPRMDEFRAWQKAANGLLNKIALAPEREGVEEFVRTITDEGVTVALGHSNATYDEAKAAVEAGASVWVHAYNGMRGLTHRELGMVGAMYELPHTYAELICDGHHVDPKACDILLKQKGHEHVALITDCMTAGGLEDGDYMLGEFPVVVANGTARLKSTGNLAGSILQLKDGLKNVVEWGIANPHQAVMMASLIPAKSVHIDDVCGQIKEGYDADFIVLDKDLELVATYLDGEKRFEAASSIL, from the coding sequence ATGCCTAAATATATAAAAGCCGATCAGTTCTTCTATCCTCAAGGGATTCGCAAGGGTGGATTTTTAGAAGTGATTGATGGAAAATTTGGAAAATTAGTACAGGAAGTCCCTGCGGATGCGGAAGTGGTGGATTACACAGGCTACTCTGTCGCACCGGGTCTGGTGGATACCCATGTCCATGGTTTTGGTGGGGTCGATGTCATGGACAATAACATCGAAGGTACCCTCCATACCATGAGTGAAGGGCTTTTGACGACTGGGGTGACTAGTTTCCTGCCGACTACGCTGACATCATCTTACGAGCAACTTCTAGCTGTGACGGAGAATATTGGTGCGCGCTATCAAGAAGCAAGTGGTGCCAAGATTCGCGGTCTCTACTTTGAAGGGCCTTACTTCACTGAAAAGTACAAGGGTGCCCAAAACCCAGCCTACATGAAGGACCCTCGTATGGATGAATTTCGTGCTTGGCAAAAGGCAGCCAATGGCCTGCTAAATAAGATTGCTTTGGCACCTGAGCGTGAGGGCGTGGAAGAATTTGTCCGCACCATCACTGATGAAGGTGTGACAGTCGCTTTGGGGCACTCTAATGCGACCTATGACGAAGCTAAGGCAGCAGTGGAAGCAGGAGCCAGTGTTTGGGTACATGCCTACAATGGTATGCGGGGCTTGACCCACCGTGAACTAGGTATGGTTGGGGCTATGTACGAGCTGCCTCACACTTACGCAGAGTTGATTTGTGATGGGCACCACGTAGATCCCAAGGCCTGTGATATTTTGCTCAAGCAAAAGGGCCATGAACATGTAGCCCTCATCACAGACTGTATGACTGCAGGTGGGCTGGAAGATGGTGACTATATGCTGGGAGAATTTCCAGTGGTGGTAGCCAATGGCACAGCTCGTCTCAAATCGACTGGCAACTTGGCAGGATCAATCCTGCAGCTCAAAGACGGCCTGAAAAATGTGGTTGAGTGGGGCATCGCAAATCCTCACCAAGCAGTCATGATGGCCAGTCTCATCCCAGCAAAATCCGTCCACATTGACGATGTCTGTGGCCAGATCAAGGAAGGCTATGATGCCGATTTTATCGTGCTGGACAAGGATTTGGAGCTGGTTGCTACTTATCTGGATGGTGAAAAGCGCTTTGAAGCTGCCTCCAGTATTCTTTAA
- a CDS encoding Na/Pi cotransporter family protein has protein sequence MSINWQEIIFSFLGGLGLFLYSIRMMGDGLQQAAGDRLRYFIDKYTSNPFLGVLVGIGMTALIQSSSGVTVITVGLVSAGLLTLRQAIGIVMGANIGTTVTSFIIGFKLGDYALPLLFVGAVCLFFTKNRSVNNVGRILFGVGGIFFALNLMSGAMEPLKDLQVFRDYMVQLSKNPVLGVFVGTGLTLLIQASSATIGILQNLYASNLIDLQGALPVLFGDNIGTTITAIIASLGANIAAKRVAGAHVAFNVVGTVICMLFLLPFTSLIQWFETALHLSPEMTIAFAHGTFNITNTIIQFPFIGLLAYLVTKLIPGEDETVKYESLYLDMILIDQAPSLALGNAKKELLHLGGYAAKSFELAYDYIINYEEKSAEKGHKTEEAINAIDDELTRYLIVLSGQQLNPKESEVLTSILDSSRDLERIGDHSEALLNLTDYLHRKKVEFSPAALAELENIYQLTLDFIKEALTSVETNDVELANTLEAKHTAIDKLERSLRKTHIARLNKGECTPQAGVNFIDIISHYTRVADHAMNLAEKVQMEQI, from the coding sequence ATGTCCATTAATTGGCAAGAAATTATATTTAGCTTTTTAGGAGGCTTGGGGCTGTTCCTATACAGTATTCGTATGATGGGAGACGGCTTGCAGCAGGCAGCGGGAGACCGCCTGCGCTATTTCATTGATAAATACACGAGCAATCCTTTTTTAGGTGTGCTAGTTGGGATCGGGATGACAGCCCTGATCCAGTCTAGTTCAGGTGTGACAGTGATCACAGTTGGTCTGGTGAGTGCGGGGCTGTTGACCCTGCGTCAGGCTATCGGGATTGTCATGGGGGCCAATATTGGTACGACCGTGACCTCTTTCATCATTGGTTTTAAGCTGGGTGATTACGCCCTGCCCTTGCTCTTTGTCGGTGCGGTTTGCCTCTTTTTCACCAAGAATCGCTCAGTGAACAATGTCGGGCGTATCCTCTTTGGTGTCGGTGGCATCTTTTTCGCCCTCAATCTCATGAGTGGAGCCATGGAGCCTCTCAAAGACTTGCAAGTCTTCCGAGATTACATGGTTCAGCTGAGTAAAAATCCAGTCTTGGGTGTCTTTGTCGGAACGGGCTTGACCCTGCTCATTCAAGCATCTTCGGCGACCATCGGGATTCTGCAAAATCTCTATGCCAGCAATCTCATTGACCTGCAAGGAGCTTTACCAGTTCTCTTTGGTGACAATATCGGAACGACGATTACAGCGATTATTGCTTCCTTGGGGGCTAATATCGCAGCCAAGCGTGTCGCTGGAGCCCATGTAGCCTTTAACGTTGTGGGAACAGTCATCTGTATGCTCTTCCTGCTGCCTTTCACATCACTGATTCAGTGGTTTGAGACAGCCTTGCATTTGTCACCAGAAATGACTATTGCCTTTGCCCACGGAACCTTTAATATTACCAATACTATTATCCAGTTTCCTTTTATCGGCCTTCTAGCTTATTTGGTTACCAAGCTGATTCCGGGTGAGGATGAAACCGTTAAATACGAATCTCTCTACCTAGATATGATTTTGATCGACCAAGCGCCATCATTGGCTCTGGGAAATGCTAAAAAGGAACTCCTTCACTTGGGTGGCTACGCGGCTAAATCTTTCGAATTGGCCTATGATTATATTATTAATTACGAAGAGAAATCCGCTGAGAAGGGCCATAAGACAGAGGAAGCCATCAATGCCATTGATGATGAATTAACTCGCTATCTGATTGTCCTATCTGGTCAGCAGCTCAATCCAAAAGAGAGTGAAGTCTTGACCAGCATTCTGGACTCTAGCCGTGATTTGGAGAGAATCGGTGACCACTCAGAAGCTTTGTTGAATTTGACAGACTACTTGCACCGTAAGAAAGTGGAATTTTCACCAGCTGCCTTAGCAGAGTTGGAAAACATTTATCAACTGACCTTGGACTTTATCAAAGAAGCTTTGACTTCTGTGGAAACAAATGATGTGGAATTGGCCAACACTTTAGAAGCTAAGCATACAGCTATTGACAAGCTAGAACGCAGCTTGCGCAAGACTCACATTGCCCGTCTCAACAAGGGAGAATGTACGCCTCAGGCTGGGGTCAACTTCATCGATATTATTTCCCACTATACCAGAGTTGCTGACCACGCCATGAATTTGGCTGAGAAAGTACAGATGGAACAAATTTAA
- a CDS encoding LPXTG cell wall anchor domain-containing protein, with amino-acid sequence MSQESNSFSYSKGDPTSESKPEFNLPSYLASVSASTSASVSDSQSISTSLSTSASISGSISASHAIADDSLSASAYLSMSVSASLSTSASVSLSDSASISTSLSESASVSSATNHSQAPKPQPAQPEKVKVTPNTKALPNTGTANNPLAALGLGIATLASAFLKNKKKKESTSDVNLED; translated from the coding sequence GTGTCACAAGAGTCAAACTCATTCAGCTATAGTAAGGGTGATCCAACCAGCGAGTCTAAGCCAGAGTTTAACCTGCCAAGCTACCTCGCGTCTGTAAGTGCAAGTACTTCAGCTTCTGTAAGTGATAGTCAGTCTATCTCTACTTCATTGAGTACAAGTGCAAGCATTTCAGGTTCAATCAGTGCCAGTCATGCCATCGCCGACGATTCACTTTCAGCAAGTGCCTACTTGAGCATGAGTGTTTCTGCTTCATTGAGCACATCCGCAAGTGTGTCACTGAGTGATAGCGCAAGTATCTCTACTAGTCTGTCTGAAAGTGCATCTGTATCTAGTGCGACAAATCACTCTCAAGCACCTAAGCCACAGCCTGCACAACCAGAAAAAGTCAAGGTTACTCCAAACACTAAAGCTTTGCCAAATACAGGAACTGCCAATAATCCATTAGCAGCGCTTGGATTAGGAATAGCAACGTTGGCATCAGCCTTTCTTAAGAACAAAAAGAAGAAAGAATCAACATCTGATGTGAACTTGGAAGACTAA
- a CDS encoding cell division site-positioning protein MapZ family protein: MSKEEKMPTEQESKETVLDLEDAKEMTVGQAARKNEEVEAGVTEGDNILDKYIKQHRDEIEAGKFETQKLRIMEELAQQKEALIQETIKQLKSQSQAKENTANVVSPSAQPVKAEAANSANVEATKAAQPALTVAAEAPIIPATKPVSNPVPTVFEDEDEPETKPFYKKKGFLYSALGLVALAAGTTWYFHQGWGSHKSTTGSSSTVSSSKKKSTSSSEAKKEAAKEFEDLYASFFTDSSQTAIKNDKFGDLDKLKTKLDVLTGSSEYTAAKKKYDDLVKQISAIQSVNSQFNTGVIVDGLLKTDAQVKGNANLPDVSTGNSKLDEVLKAAIAQGRSQQLPAPAPSPTVEPSAPSTAPVAPSTPPAVNPAPSDPSGIRNAETGIGLPSAGVNLQRHLSRVPYNQAAIDDVNNPAWTFNPGVLETILKVSRERGYITGDQFILEKVNIVKGNGYYNLYKPDGTYLFSMNCKTGYFVGNGAGYAEDLDY; this comes from the coding sequence GTGAGCAAAGAAGAAAAGATGCCAACAGAGCAAGAATCAAAAGAAACCGTTCTCGACTTAGAAGATGCGAAAGAGATGACAGTTGGTCAGGCTGCTCGGAAAAACGAGGAAGTCGAAGCTGGTGTGACTGAAGGAGACAATATCCTTGATAAGTACATCAAGCAACACCGAGATGAAATCGAGGCTGGAAAATTTGAAACCCAAAAGCTGAGAATCATGGAAGAGCTGGCACAACAAAAAGAAGCTTTGATACAAGAGACTATCAAACAGCTTAAGAGTCAGTCTCAGGCGAAGGAAAATACTGCCAATGTGGTATCACCTTCGGCGCAGCCAGTGAAAGCAGAAGCTGCAAACTCGGCAAATGTAGAGGCTACAAAGGCCGCACAACCAGCGCTAACAGTTGCAGCTGAAGCACCAATCATCCCGGCAACAAAGCCGGTATCAAATCCAGTTCCGACAGTGTTTGAAGATGAGGACGAGCCTGAGACAAAACCTTTCTACAAGAAGAAAGGCTTCCTATACTCGGCCTTAGGTCTTGTAGCGCTTGCCGCTGGAACGACTTGGTATTTTCATCAAGGGTGGGGGAGCCACAAGTCGACAACTGGTTCCAGTTCGACAGTTTCTTCTAGCAAAAAGAAATCTACAAGCTCTAGCGAAGCTAAGAAAGAGGCTGCTAAAGAATTTGAAGACCTTTATGCTAGCTTCTTTACGGATAGTAGTCAGACAGCCATCAAAAATGACAAGTTTGGCGATTTGGATAAGCTGAAAACTAAGTTAGATGTCTTAACTGGCAGCTCAGAATATACGGCTGCTAAGAAGAAATATGATGACCTTGTCAAGCAAATTTCTGCTATCCAAAGTGTCAATTCACAATTCAACACAGGTGTTATCGTTGATGGTCTATTGAAGACGGATGCCCAAGTGAAAGGAAACGCTAATCTTCCAGATGTATCGACAGGTAATAGCAAGTTGGACGAGGTCTTGAAGGCGGCTATTGCTCAAGGACGCAGTCAGCAGCTACCAGCACCGGCGCCTAGTCCAACAGTGGAACCGTCAGCGCCTTCTACAGCACCAGTCGCACCATCAACGCCGCCAGCTGTAAATCCAGCGCCTAGTGATCCTAGTGGCATTAGAAATGCAGAAACTGGTATCGGATTGCCAAGTGCAGGAGTTAACCTCCAGCGCCACCTTAGCCGTGTGCCTTACAATCAAGCAGCGATTGATGATGTGAACAATCCTGCTTGGACTTTTAATCCAGGTGTCTTGGAAACGATCCTCAAGGTGTCTCGCGAGCGCGGCTACATCACAGGAGACCAGTTTATCCTTGAAAAAGTTAACATTGTCAAGGGAAATGGCTACTACAATCTCTATAAACCAGACGGTACATACCTATTTAGTATGAACTGTAAAACAGGCTACTTTGTAGGAAATGGAGCTGGGTATGCAGAAGATTTGGATTATTAA
- a CDS encoding THUMP domain-containing class I SAM-dependent RNA methyltransferase: MKEKFNLIATAAAGLEAVVGREIRDLGIDCQVENGRVRFSGDMATIIQTNLWLRSADRIKIVVGTFPAKTFEELFQGVFALDWENYLPLGAKFPISKAKCVKSKLHNEPSVQAISKKAVVKKLQKHYARPEGVPLQENGAEFKIEVSILKDLVTVMIDTSGSSLFKRGYRTEKGGAPIKENMAAAILLLSNWYPDKPLIDPTCGSGTFCIEAAMIGMKMAPGLHRSFAFEDWNWVDKDLVRRLRAEALAQIDQDIQLDISGSDLDARLVEIAKKNAEEAGVADQIHFKQMRLQDLHTDKINGVIISNPPYGERLLDDDAVTKLYQEMGETFAPLKTWSKFILTSDEAFEAKYGSQADKKRKLYNGTLKVDLYQYFGQRVKRQLD; the protein is encoded by the coding sequence ATGAAAGAAAAATTTAATTTAATTGCTACTGCAGCAGCAGGTCTGGAAGCTGTGGTCGGCCGTGAGATTCGGGATTTGGGTATAGACTGTCAGGTTGAAAATGGCCGTGTTCGCTTTAGTGGCGACATGGCTACCATCATTCAAACCAATCTCTGGCTGCGCTCAGCAGATCGGATTAAGATTGTTGTGGGAACATTTCCAGCTAAAACATTTGAAGAGCTTTTTCAAGGTGTCTTTGCCTTGGATTGGGAAAATTATCTACCCTTAGGTGCCAAATTTCCCATTTCTAAAGCCAAATGCGTCAAGTCAAAACTGCATAATGAGCCTAGTGTTCAAGCTATTTCAAAAAAAGCAGTTGTAAAAAAACTGCAAAAGCATTATGCTCGTCCAGAAGGTGTCCCCTTGCAGGAAAATGGAGCAGAGTTTAAGATTGAAGTTTCCATTTTGAAAGATTTGGTGACAGTCATGATTGATACCAGTGGCTCTAGCTTGTTCAAACGTGGCTATCGGACAGAAAAAGGCGGAGCACCAATCAAGGAAAATATGGCAGCTGCGATTTTACTTTTGTCAAACTGGTACCCAGATAAACCCTTGATTGACCCGACTTGCGGATCAGGAACCTTCTGTATCGAAGCGGCCATGATTGGAATGAAGATGGCCCCAGGTTTACACCGTTCCTTTGCTTTTGAAGACTGGAATTGGGTAGACAAGGACTTGGTACGTCGACTTCGGGCAGAAGCCCTAGCTCAGATTGACCAAGATATTCAGCTGGATATTTCAGGTTCCGATTTGGATGCTCGTCTGGTAGAGATTGCTAAGAAAAATGCAGAAGAAGCGGGTGTTGCTGACCAGATTCACTTTAAGCAAATGCGTCTGCAAGACCTTCATACGGACAAGATCAATGGCGTCATTATTTCCAATCCGCCTTATGGTGAGCGTTTGTTAGACGATGATGCAGTAACCAAGCTTTATCAAGAAATGGGAGAAACCTTTGCTCCCTTGAAGACATGGAGTAAATTTATCTTGACCAGTGATGAGGCCTTTGAAGCCAAATATGGCAGTCAGGCGGATAAAAAGCGAAAACTTTACAATGGTACTTTAAAAGTTGATTTATATCAATATTTTGGCCAAAGGGTCAAAAGACAACTAGATTAG
- the gpsB gene encoding cell division regulator GpsB has product MASIIYTAKDIFDQDFKREVRGYSKAEVDEFLDDVIKDYETYAALVKELREEIALLKEQVYNQETATPSTHSQPAQPTIEMPQMGTATNFDILKRLSRLEKEVFGKQILDSEEQ; this is encoded by the coding sequence ATGGCGAGTATTATTTATACAGCAAAAGATATTTTTGATCAAGACTTTAAGCGTGAAGTGCGAGGATATAGCAAGGCTGAAGTGGATGAATTTTTAGATGATGTAATCAAGGATTATGAAACTTATGCCGCTTTGGTAAAGGAGTTACGTGAGGAGATTGCCCTTCTTAAGGAACAAGTATATAATCAAGAAACTGCTACTCCTTCGACGCATAGTCAGCCAGCTCAACCAACAATTGAGATGCCACAGATGGGAACAGCGACTAACTTCGATATTTTGAAACGCTTAAGCCGTTTGGAAAAGGAAGTTTTTGGCAAACAAATTCTGGACAGCGAAGAGCAATAA
- a CDS encoding DUF1273 domain-containing protein: MTSLLIVGYKAFELGIMNEKDMRIKIIKEAVRRDLRRLLDEGLEWLIFTGNLGFETWVLEVAQELREDYNFKIATIFLFEDQGKNWNKGNQAKLADFKQVDFVKYAYPSYQNPSQFREYNQFLLQNTDGAYLFYDEENETNLKYLYREMKNQEQYFIKKLTFDDLNEVAEIFSEK; this comes from the coding sequence ATGACAAGTCTATTAATTGTAGGTTACAAGGCTTTTGAACTTGGCATTATGAATGAAAAAGACATGCGGATCAAGATCATCAAAGAGGCGGTCAGACGGGATTTGCGGCGCCTGCTGGATGAAGGATTGGAGTGGCTCATCTTTACGGGAAATCTAGGTTTTGAAACTTGGGTTTTGGAAGTTGCTCAGGAATTGAGAGAAGATTATAATTTCAAGATTGCGACAATTTTTCTTTTTGAGGATCAGGGAAAAAATTGGAACAAAGGAAATCAGGCTAAACTAGCAGATTTTAAACAAGTAGATTTTGTCAAATATGCTTATCCTAGCTACCAAAATCCGAGTCAGTTTCGTGAGTACAACCAATTTTTGCTTCAGAATACGGATGGAGCTTACCTGTTTTACGATGAGGAAAATGAAACCAATCTTAAGTATCTTTACAGGGAGATGAAGAATCAAGAACAGTATTTTATCAAAAAATTAACATTTGATGATTTGAATGAGGTTGCAGAAATTTTTTCGGAAAAGTAG
- the recU gene encoding Holliday junction resolvase RecU, with protein sequence MVNYPHKLKIKSKLAHPGSKTTVNFANRGMSFEKMINESNNYYLSRGLAVIHKKPTPIQIVKVDYPQRSRAKIVEAYFRQASTTDYSGVFKGHYIDFEAKETRQKTAMPLKNFHLHQIEHMEAVLQQKGICFVLLHFSSLRETYLLPASYLITFYKMDKGGKSLPLSYIQEHGFLIETKQFPSIPYLEIIEQKLLGGITNE encoded by the coding sequence ATGGTCAACTACCCTCACAAGCTAAAGATAAAAAGTAAACTAGCCCATCCAGGTTCAAAGACGACTGTTAACTTTGCCAATCGTGGGATGTCTTTTGAGAAGATGATCAACGAATCCAACAACTACTATTTGAGTAGGGGGCTCGCTGTCATTCATAAGAAGCCGACACCCATTCAGATTGTCAAAGTGGATTATCCTCAACGCAGTCGTGCAAAGATTGTGGAGGCCTACTTCCGACAGGCATCCACGACTGATTATTCTGGTGTCTTTAAGGGACATTATATTGATTTTGAAGCCAAGGAAACACGGCAAAAAACAGCCATGCCTCTGAAGAATTTCCATCTACACCAGATTGAACATATGGAGGCTGTCCTTCAGCAAAAAGGAATCTGCTTTGTCTTACTGCACTTCTCTAGCTTGCGGGAGACTTATCTACTTCCGGCATCTTATTTGATTACATTTTATAAGATGGATAAAGGCGGAAAATCCCTCCCTTTATCTTACATTCAAGAACATGGATTTTTAATCGAAACAAAGCAATTTCCAAGCATCCCTTACCTTGAAATTATCGAACAAAAACTACTAGGTGGTATCACAAATGAATAA